The following are encoded in a window of Caldicellulosiruptor danielii genomic DNA:
- a CDS encoding sensor histidine kinase — protein MRMFKINMIFRNLLKYFRSISIGKKFLAVSYIQIFIPIILIGVLSFRISSDLIFRKYVGYTTDVIKTARLRIVDKINELNSITQDILYQTELYNILDKSMKNVDYYDDVASLTNKFRKIILGHIDIQSIGVFTKDKKLCVVDNTSKEVGLDEIIPNQISFEKVYNIAAKGNGKPVWYVALQKNDKESKVAVLITRCINNPQTLKFEGILVVMINTELFDKTFSELVAEKSQAIAVVGDSIFISTKGEINKEKILKLMYQVKNKNGVVTYTSNEYIVNILPIKHVDWYIVTSIPVKILFRDIDKLRMWLIALCFLSFVITSAMSLMLSMDFLKPINAIVEATKRIRKGEYKTIENIDRKDELGILIDNFNSMVVKINHLINSIYKEQITRKEAELKVLQTQLNPHFLFNILESINWLAQLNGVSQISDVVIALSKLLEVNLKEEKFLTLEEEIKYITSYVSILKINFGEENLKLEVDVDRKALKLRIPKLLVQPLVENSIFHGIRPRGFGKIFVGGYIWNDKLAIIVKDDGVGISPEKLKGIRKDLEDDNEIFLEQEGRSYTRIGLVNVLKRLKLIYGKDASFSIESLPQRGTTIKIEILLDALSRAVEESIQELSGEGEEEDV, from the coding sequence ATGAGAATGTTTAAAATAAATATGATTTTTAGAAACTTGCTAAAATATTTCCGTTCCATATCCATAGGTAAGAAATTTTTGGCAGTTTCATATATTCAAATATTTATTCCAATAATCCTAATAGGGGTTTTAAGCTTTAGAATTTCGTCAGATTTGATATTCAGAAAATATGTCGGCTACACCACAGATGTTATAAAAACAGCAAGGCTGCGAATTGTTGACAAGATAAATGAGCTAAATAGTATAACTCAAGATATTTTATACCAAACAGAGCTTTATAATATTTTGGACAAATCAATGAAAAATGTGGACTACTACGATGATGTTGCCTCACTTACAAACAAGTTTCGAAAGATAATCTTAGGGCATATTGATATACAATCAATAGGTGTATTCACAAAAGATAAAAAGCTATGTGTAGTTGATAACACCTCAAAAGAAGTAGGACTTGACGAAATAATTCCCAATCAAATTTCTTTTGAAAAAGTATATAACATAGCTGCAAAAGGAAATGGAAAGCCTGTGTGGTATGTAGCTTTACAGAAAAATGACAAAGAAAGCAAAGTGGCTGTTTTGATAACAAGGTGCATAAATAATCCACAGACATTAAAGTTTGAAGGAATTTTAGTTGTCATGATAAACACAGAGCTTTTTGACAAAACATTTTCTGAACTTGTTGCAGAAAAAAGTCAGGCAATTGCGGTGGTAGGAGATAGCATATTTATTTCAACAAAGGGTGAAATTAATAAAGAAAAAATCCTCAAGTTAATGTATCAAGTAAAAAATAAAAATGGCGTTGTTACATATACTTCTAACGAATACATTGTCAATATTCTGCCAATAAAACATGTAGATTGGTACATAGTGACTTCTATCCCGGTTAAAATATTATTCAGAGATATAGATAAACTCAGGATGTGGCTTATCGCTTTATGTTTTTTATCTTTTGTAATAACATCAGCGATGTCATTGATGCTTTCAATGGACTTTTTAAAGCCAATTAATGCTATTGTGGAAGCAACAAAAAGAATTAGAAAAGGAGAATACAAGACGATAGAAAATATTGACAGGAAAGATGAACTTGGTATTCTAATTGATAACTTCAACAGTATGGTGGTAAAAATAAATCATCTGATAAATTCAATTTACAAGGAACAGATAACACGAAAAGAGGCAGAACTAAAAGTTTTGCAAACTCAGCTAAATCCACATTTTTTGTTTAATATTTTAGAATCGATTAACTGGCTTGCACAGCTAAATGGAGTATCCCAAATAAGCGATGTTGTTATTGCGCTTTCAAAGCTTTTAGAGGTGAATCTAAAAGAAGAGAAGTTTTTAACCTTAGAGGAAGAGATAAAATATATAACCTCATATGTTTCAATTTTGAAGATAAACTTCGGTGAAGAGAATTTAAAACTTGAAGTGGATGTGGACAGAAAAGCTTTAAAACTTAGAATTCCTAAACTGCTGGTGCAGCCTCTTGTGGAAAATTCTATCTTTCACGGCATACGTCCAAGAGGTTTTGGCAAAATATTTGTGGGTGGTTATATCTGGAATGATAAGCTTGCTATAATAGTAAAAGATGATGGTGTGGGAATATCACCTGAAAAATTAAAGGGGATACGTAAAGATTTGGAGGATGATAATGAGATATTCCTTGAACAGGAGGGAAGGTCCTATACAAGAATAGGGCTTGTAAATGTGTTAAAGAGACTAAAGCTCATCTATGGTAAGGATGCAAGCTTTTCAATTGAAAGCCTGCCACAGAGAGGGACTACTATAAAAATTGAAATTTTGTTGGACGCGCTCAGCAGAGCAGTAGAGGAAAGTATACAGGAACTTTCTGGCGAAGGAGAAGAGGAAGATGTATAA
- a CDS encoding response regulator: protein MYKIVIVDDDMLIRKGIRNVIRWKDLECEICAEASSGDEALKVIEEVKPDIVITDIKMPNMDGIELIDRIKKIIPQCKIVILTAYREFEYAQRAIKYGAFDFLLKPTKVEDIINVVQKAINEIKKEKTIVEELEKINSILKEKLPILRENFLFNVIFEMISNEDELLQMATLYEIEIGSFFMILAECSTKEERGRQNTHLYLLGISNMLNDFLSCDFTIYTIYLNNSQAVYIVSSKKELEKEEEKRFFELLSQLKKAAVECFNIDLTLAVSTWGKGIVQLPDKYKECIDAINYRFYFDEEDIIYYKDLSHFFMYVDDRKLKNLKNEILLSVRYGNYSNINNLLLELEETLKKSKADKQYIFNFYYLLLIEINMIKAQLSSTINKPDNQEMFENIDYFNEIIKCKSLSELSNILRISIQRTIDEVQKHNLNKMGSLIKKVIDYIKENYHSGEISLSDISEKFFVSPSYLSRLFKKETGKNLSDFINEYRIEKAKQLLLTTDLKTYEVADRVGIPDPHYFSRLFKRYTGYSPSEYKEGAKLKGEKVSD from the coding sequence ATGTATAAGATTGTGATAGTTGACGATGACATGCTTATTCGAAAAGGAATTAGAAATGTTATAAGATGGAAAGATTTGGAGTGTGAAATTTGTGCAGAAGCTTCAAGTGGGGATGAGGCTTTAAAGGTGATAGAGGAAGTAAAACCTGACATTGTCATAACAGACATCAAAATGCCTAATATGGACGGAATTGAGCTCATTGATAGGATTAAAAAGATTATTCCCCAGTGCAAGATTGTGATTTTGACAGCTTACAGAGAGTTCGAGTATGCCCAGAGAGCTATAAAATACGGCGCTTTTGATTTTCTTCTAAAACCAACCAAGGTGGAAGATATAATAAATGTGGTACAAAAAGCCATTAACGAGATAAAGAAAGAAAAGACAATAGTTGAGGAGCTGGAAAAGATAAATAGCATTTTGAAAGAAAAACTTCCCATCTTAAGAGAGAATTTCTTGTTCAATGTCATATTTGAGATGATTTCAAATGAAGATGAACTTCTTCAAATGGCAACGCTTTATGAAATTGAGATTGGTAGTTTCTTTATGATTTTAGCTGAGTGCAGTACAAAGGAAGAAAGAGGAAGACAGAATACTCATTTGTACCTTTTAGGAATATCAAATATGCTTAATGATTTTTTGAGCTGCGATTTTACCATCTATACTATTTATTTGAATAACTCTCAGGCAGTGTATATTGTAAGCTCAAAGAAAGAACTTGAAAAAGAAGAAGAGAAGAGGTTCTTTGAGCTTTTGAGCCAACTAAAAAAAGCAGCAGTGGAGTGTTTTAATATTGATTTGACACTTGCAGTAAGTACGTGGGGCAAAGGTATTGTGCAGCTTCCAGACAAATATAAGGAGTGCATAGATGCAATAAATTACAGATTTTACTTTGATGAAGAAGATATCATATATTACAAGGATCTTTCTCACTTTTTCATGTACGTGGATGACAGAAAGTTGAAAAATCTGAAAAATGAAATTTTGTTGAGTGTCAGATACGGAAATTATTCAAACATAAATAATCTCTTGCTTGAGCTCGAAGAGACCTTGAAAAAGTCAAAAGCAGATAAACAGTACATCTTCAATTTTTACTATCTTCTGCTCATTGAAATAAATATGATAAAAGCTCAGCTTTCTTCGACCATAAATAAACCTGATAATCAAGAGATGTTTGAAAATATTGATTATTTTAATGAGATTATAAAATGCAAAAGTTTGTCAGAACTCAGCAACATCTTGCGAATATCTATCCAGCGTACAATTGATGAAGTCCAAAAACACAACCTAAACAAAATGGGCAGTTTAATTAAAAAAGTGATAGATTACATAAAAGAAAATTACCACTCAGGCGAGATTTCCCTCAGCGATATTTCAGAAAAATTTTTTGTAAGTCCTTCTTATTTGAGTAGGTTATTCAAGAAAGAAACAGGAAAAAACCTTTCCGATTTTATAAATGAGTATAGAATAGAAAAGGCGAAGCAGCTTTTACTTACAACCGACCTTAAAACATACGAGGTTGCAGACAGGGTTGGTATTCCAGACCCGCACTACTTTTCAAGGCTTTTTAAACGTTACACTGGCTACAGCCCTTCTGAATACAAAGAAGGTGCAAAACTAAAAGGCGAAAAAGTAAGCGATTAA
- a CDS encoding ABC transporter permease, translated as MANGQRTYRSGFLKELNKNFPLFLMALPGVALLIAFSYLPLFGLIIAFKDVHYDLGILKSPWVGLKNFEFLFKTPDAFIITRNTLLYNFAFIVFGNLAAIATAISLSEMRARFMAKFYQSVMFLPYFLSWVVVAYMAFAFLSIDLGILNTMILPKLGLQPIAWYFETKPWPVILILANLWKYTGYNAVIYLAAITGIDPEYYEAALIDGASKWQQIRHITIPLLSPLVVVLVLLGIGRIFYADFGLFYQLPMNSGALFDVTNVIDTYVYRTLMGMNDIGMASAASFYQSIMGFILVLTSNLIVRRLDPEKALF; from the coding sequence ATGGCAAACGGTCAGCGCACATATCGAAGCGGGTTTTTGAAAGAACTTAACAAGAACTTTCCTCTGTTTTTAATGGCACTGCCGGGGGTTGCTCTTTTGATAGCATTTTCTTACTTACCTCTGTTTGGACTTATCATTGCATTCAAAGATGTGCACTATGATTTGGGTATACTCAAAAGTCCGTGGGTGGGTCTGAAGAATTTTGAGTTTCTATTCAAAACACCTGATGCGTTTATTATCACAAGAAACACCCTTCTTTACAACTTTGCATTTATAGTGTTTGGAAACCTAGCGGCAATTGCAACGGCTATCTCTCTGAGTGAAATGAGAGCAAGATTTATGGCAAAGTTTTACCAGTCAGTGATGTTTTTACCATACTTTTTGTCATGGGTTGTTGTTGCATATATGGCGTTTGCATTTTTAAGTATAGACTTGGGGATTCTCAACACAATGATTCTTCCGAAGCTGGGCTTGCAGCCGATTGCCTGGTATTTTGAGACAAAGCCATGGCCTGTGATATTGATACTTGCAAATCTGTGGAAATATACAGGTTACAATGCAGTCATATATTTAGCAGCAATTACCGGAATTGACCCTGAATATTATGAAGCGGCTTTGATTGATGGTGCGTCAAAATGGCAGCAGATAAGACACATTACAATTCCGCTTTTATCACCGCTTGTTGTTGTGCTTGTTCTTTTGGGTATTGGCAGAATCTTTTATGCAGACTTTGGACTTTTTTATCAGCTTCCAATGAACAGCGGTGCTCTTTTTGATGTCACAAATGTGATTGACACTTATGTTTATAGGACTCTCATGGGCATGAACGATATAGGAATGGCATCTGCCGCAAGCTTTTATCAATCAATAATGGGATTTATTCTGGTGCTCACATCCAATCTCATCGTTCGCAGACTTGACCCAGAAAAAGCACTGTTTTAG
- a CDS encoding carbohydrate ABC transporter permease, which produces MQSKSKFLQISTVSEAILHIFFGIVTLACLVPLWAVISISLSDDNKIRQSGYRLWSVGFSTKSYEFVISQGRAIWHAYGITILVTIVGTVLCVLVVSMYAYILFRKDFKYRKFFTFFGFFTMLINAGLVPWYIVCVNVLRLKDTIYALILPYVMNMWYVLIFRTYLSMSLPDSIIESAKIDGAGEFTTFFRIVVPLVKPGLATIALFAAITYWNDWWLPFMLIEKPELYNLQYMMYRVQQKIQYLAEIAGKLGASGIVPADLPTESARMAMAVLGMGPIVLAYPFFQRYFVKGLTIGAIKG; this is translated from the coding sequence ATGCAGTCAAAGAGCAAATTTTTGCAAATATCTACAGTTTCAGAAGCAATTTTACACATCTTTTTCGGGATTGTAACACTTGCGTGTCTGGTTCCACTGTGGGCTGTTATATCAATTTCTCTTAGTGATGACAACAAAATCAGACAAAGTGGATATAGATTGTGGTCAGTTGGTTTTAGTACAAAGTCATATGAGTTCGTGATATCTCAAGGAAGAGCAATTTGGCATGCATATGGCATTACTATTTTAGTGACTATAGTTGGAACAGTGCTGTGTGTGCTTGTTGTCTCAATGTATGCTTATATCCTGTTCAGAAAGGATTTTAAATACAGAAAGTTTTTCACATTCTTTGGTTTTTTTACAATGCTAATCAATGCCGGGCTTGTTCCCTGGTATATAGTGTGCGTAAATGTTCTTCGTTTAAAAGACACAATATATGCGCTAATTTTACCTTACGTAATGAACATGTGGTATGTGCTGATTTTCAGGACATATCTTTCGATGTCTCTACCTGATTCCATCATAGAGTCTGCAAAAATTGACGGTGCAGGGGAGTTTACAACATTTTTCAGAATTGTTGTGCCGCTTGTTAAGCCCGGCCTTGCAACAATAGCTCTTTTTGCAGCAATCACATACTGGAACGACTGGTGGCTTCCTTTCATGTTAATTGAAAAGCCAGAGCTTTACAACCTTCAGTATATGATGTACAGAGTTCAGCAAAAAATCCAGTATTTAGCAGAGATTGCGGGAAAACTTGGGGCATCGGGTATTGTTCCTGCTGACCTGCCAACAGAGTCTGCGCGAATGGCAATGGCTGTTTTGGGTATGGGTCCTATAGTTTTAGCTTATCCATTCTTCCAGCGCTATTTTGTAAAAGGTCTTACCATCGGTGCTATCAAAGGTTGA
- a CDS encoding ABC transporter substrate-binding protein: protein MKLKKFFVVMLVVTFVLTSVIGVVTGLGASSSKLPYVKLTWYVIGTPQKDWDLINQKVNEYIKPKLNAEIKMTMFDWGEYNDRMQTKIAAGEPFDICFTAIWTNNYRTNVAKGAFLPLNKPGNDLLSKYAPKTKKLLGDDFIKGASINGILYAIPANKEKAHNWGFIVRMDLVKKYKLDDMFKKVKKLEDLEPYLKIIKQKEPGVYPLGAYAGESPRFLLDWDKVVDDDVPVSLYPNNKSTKIVNELEQPNTKALFKTVRKYYLAGYIRKDAASVTDWMSDLKAGKVFVMPQSLKPGKDAEMSISTGYQWKQIDITPPVMSTRECIGSMQAINAKSKNPERALMFLELFNTDKYLNNLVNFGIEGQHYVFKNKAKGIIAPGPKAKDYSPGLGWMFGNQFINYIYENEDPNKWKNFEEYNKKALPLLSLGFNFDDSKVKTQVAACKNVWKQYIPMLETGSVDPDKYIPQAIDKFKKAGVDIIIKEAQKQYDEFLKKTGRKK from the coding sequence GTGAAGCTGAAGAAATTTTTTGTAGTGATGCTTGTTGTGACTTTTGTGCTCACAAGTGTGATTGGCGTTGTGACTGGTTTGGGTGCATCTTCCTCAAAGCTTCCTTATGTTAAGCTTACTTGGTATGTCATTGGAACTCCACAAAAAGACTGGGATTTAATCAATCAAAAGGTTAATGAGTACATCAAACCAAAGCTTAATGCTGAAATTAAGATGACAATGTTTGACTGGGGCGAGTACAACGATAGGATGCAAACAAAGATTGCAGCAGGTGAACCGTTTGACATCTGTTTTACTGCAATCTGGACAAACAACTACAGAACAAATGTAGCAAAAGGAGCGTTCTTACCACTCAATAAACCAGGAAATGACTTACTTTCAAAGTATGCACCGAAGACAAAGAAGCTTCTTGGTGATGATTTTATCAAAGGTGCTTCAATCAATGGCATTTTGTATGCAATTCCCGCAAACAAAGAGAAGGCTCATAACTGGGGATTCATTGTAAGAATGGACTTGGTAAAGAAGTATAAATTAGATGACATGTTTAAAAAGGTCAAGAAATTAGAAGATTTAGAGCCATATCTTAAGATAATCAAGCAAAAAGAACCAGGTGTATATCCACTTGGAGCATATGCTGGTGAGTCGCCAAGATTTCTTTTGGACTGGGACAAGGTAGTAGATGATGATGTTCCTGTTTCGCTCTATCCAAATAATAAGAGTACAAAGATTGTCAATGAGCTTGAGCAGCCAAATACAAAGGCACTCTTTAAGACTGTCAGAAAATATTACTTGGCAGGTTACATCAGAAAAGATGCAGCAAGTGTAACAGACTGGATGTCTGATTTGAAAGCAGGTAAAGTTTTTGTAATGCCACAATCGCTAAAGCCTGGTAAAGATGCTGAAATGTCCATCTCAACAGGATATCAGTGGAAACAGATAGATATCACACCACCTGTTATGTCAACAAGAGAATGTATTGGTTCAATGCAGGCAATAAATGCAAAGTCCAAGAACCCTGAAAGAGCTTTGATGTTCCTTGAACTTTTCAACACAGACAAGTATCTCAACAACCTTGTAAACTTCGGCATAGAAGGGCAGCACTATGTATTTAAAAATAAAGCAAAAGGTATCATTGCTCCTGGACCAAAAGCAAAAGACTATAGCCCTGGTCTTGGCTGGATGTTTGGAAATCAGTTTATAAACTATATCTATGAGAATGAAGACCCGAACAAGTGGAAGAACTTTGAAGAGTATAACAAAAAAGCACTTCCGCTTCTGAGCCTTGGATTTAACTTTGATGACTCAAAAGTAAAAACGCAGGTTGCAGCGTGCAAAAACGTATGGAAACAGTATATTCCTATGCTTGAGACCGGCAGCGTTGACCCAGACAAATACATTCCACAGGCAATTGACAAGTTCAAAAAAGCAGGTGTTGACATTATTATAAAAGAAGCACAAAAACAGTATGATGAGTTTCTTAAGAAGACAGGAAGAAAGAAATAA
- a CDS encoding MFS transporter, with protein MKNEKNNLEEKKILGIPWNAFIFGFVSFLNDFSSELTIRALPLFLKNVLNAKTSVIGLIEGVADSTATILKIFSGYLSDKLNQRKWLVTIGYGLSALSKPLLYFANNWVFVLVIRFLDRVGKGIRTSPRDALIANTTKKEELGKAFGFSRAMDPAGAILGLIVGSFIIYHTSKNTLKLTEHLFQILVLVSILPVFIALFLIIAFAVDTKNQNPSAAKVNLSLKGFDKKFKLYLLTISIFTLGNSSDAFLILQAQNRGLTVLEIFLMLAAFNLITTLSSYPAGILSDKIKRQYLIVAGWIVYALIYLGFGLATKTYQIVALYILYGLYYGLTEGVEKALVADLVPPEKRGTAYGLYNGAVGIFAFPASLVAGLLWQYISPSAPFIFGAILAIFSSMMLLKVVNMKLE; from the coding sequence GTGAAGAATGAAAAGAACAATCTTGAGGAAAAGAAGATTCTTGGCATACCCTGGAACGCTTTTATATTTGGTTTTGTAAGTTTTCTCAACGACTTTTCAAGCGAACTGACAATTAGAGCTCTTCCTCTTTTCTTGAAAAACGTTTTAAATGCAAAAACCTCTGTAATTGGTCTTATTGAAGGTGTAGCAGATTCGACCGCAACAATCCTAAAAATCTTTTCAGGTTATCTTTCAGACAAGCTAAATCAGCGAAAGTGGCTTGTAACCATAGGTTATGGCCTTTCTGCGCTTTCAAAACCACTTTTATATTTTGCCAATAACTGGGTATTCGTATTGGTAATAAGGTTCTTGGACAGGGTTGGAAAAGGCATAAGGACTTCTCCTCGTGATGCCTTGATTGCCAACACAACCAAAAAAGAAGAACTTGGAAAGGCATTTGGTTTCAGCAGAGCAATGGACCCTGCAGGGGCAATTTTAGGTTTGATTGTGGGCAGTTTCATAATATACCATACCTCAAAAAACACCTTAAAGCTCACAGAGCATCTATTTCAGATTCTTGTTTTGGTATCAATTCTTCCAGTCTTTATTGCGCTATTTTTAATAATTGCATTTGCAGTAGACACTAAAAACCAAAACCCCTCGGCAGCAAAGGTTAACCTGTCATTGAAAGGATTTGATAAAAAGTTTAAACTATATCTTTTGACAATTTCAATCTTTACCCTTGGAAATTCTTCAGATGCTTTTTTAATCCTGCAGGCTCAAAACAGAGGATTGACAGTTTTAGAGATATTTTTAATGCTGGCTGCCTTCAATTTGATTACAACTCTCAGCAGCTACCCAGCTGGAATTTTGTCAGATAAGATAAAACGTCAGTATCTGATTGTAGCAGGATGGATTGTATATGCTCTGATATACTTGGGTTTTGGACTTGCAACAAAGACATATCAAATAGTTGCTCTTTACATTCTATATGGTCTTTACTATGGACTTACAGAGGGTGTTGAAAAGGCTCTTGTTGCTGATTTAGTTCCCCCTGAAAAAAGAGGTACAGCCTATGGTCTTTACAACGGCGCTGTTGGAATTTTTGCATTTCCAGCAAGTTTGGTTGCAGGACTTTTGTGGCAGTATATAAGTCCTTCTGCACCTTTCATATTTGGAGCAATCCTTGCTATTTTTTCCTCAATGATGCTACTGAAGGTAGTGAATATGAAGCTAGAATAA
- a CDS encoding ABC transporter substrate-binding protein: MKNAFNRRHILSINFFVPLVTTLALIIVLILNTQKTVEETITIENEELEVTTKMRFLSPWGGSDPYADTLSFVLQKFQEENAGITIVNESLFGDDFLIKLQTDFASGNPPDVFGLFPGSVRDILIQRHQIADLTDVLKKDAKWYQSFYPNMWKYVTFNGKIYGVPLETIVECLFINRDIFERYGLKVPQTFDELIKVSKILKSKGIIPIAFNAQPEGTYIYQNIIISIGTKHEVENPLKSGEFSSPYIKALDYLKALYKAGAFPENYYSLTSKQRNDLFLTKKAAMIVQGSWFIPKCDPNTVDIYFFPQVNNIGKKHLIYGLGAGTFYISSQLWQDEKRRSWAIKLLKFLTSEKVARIFVERTGLISNVKIENPPNVKNPLRSKVEGLIKEADVLVAPPDHFVDRMVWEEVITKNIPYYLQGTISSKLFWERAIKAWKENMEKLGE, from the coding sequence ATGAAAAATGCATTCAATAGAAGACATATACTATCAATAAATTTTTTTGTACCTCTTGTAACAACTCTTGCACTCATAATCGTACTCATTTTGAATACTCAGAAAACGGTGGAAGAAACCATAACTATTGAGAATGAGGAGTTAGAAGTTACAACAAAAATGAGATTTTTAAGCCCATGGGGTGGTAGTGACCCTTATGCTGACACACTCTCGTTTGTACTTCAAAAGTTTCAAGAAGAAAATGCTGGCATAACCATTGTCAATGAATCTCTTTTTGGTGATGATTTTTTAATAAAACTTCAGACAGACTTTGCATCTGGCAACCCTCCAGATGTTTTTGGTCTTTTTCCAGGTTCTGTTCGAGATATCCTGATTCAAAGACACCAAATAGCTGATTTAACGGATGTACTCAAAAAAGATGCAAAGTGGTATCAAAGTTTTTATCCTAACATGTGGAAGTATGTGACTTTTAATGGTAAAATTTATGGTGTTCCACTTGAAACAATAGTTGAGTGTCTTTTTATTAATAGGGATATATTTGAAAGGTACGGTCTAAAAGTTCCTCAGACATTTGATGAGCTGATAAAAGTTTCAAAAATACTGAAGAGCAAAGGGATTATTCCAATTGCTTTCAATGCCCAGCCAGAGGGGACATACATATACCAGAACATTATTATTTCTATAGGAACAAAGCATGAAGTAGAAAATCCTCTCAAGAGCGGTGAATTTTCATCACCTTACATAAAAGCCCTTGACTATTTAAAAGCTCTTTACAAGGCAGGCGCCTTTCCAGAAAATTACTATTCACTTACCAGCAAACAACGAAATGATTTGTTTTTGACAAAAAAGGCAGCAATGATTGTTCAGGGTTCATGGTTCATACCAAAGTGTGACCCCAATACAGTTGACATATATTTTTTCCCTCAGGTAAACAATATCGGAAAAAAACATTTGATTTATGGTCTTGGTGCAGGAACATTTTATATCAGCAGCCAACTCTGGCAGGATGAAAAAAGAAGAAGCTGGGCGATAAAACTTTTAAAGTTTTTGACTTCTGAGAAGGTTGCAAGGATATTTGTTGAAAGAACGGGATTAATTTCAAATGTAAAAATAGAAAACCCACCCAATGTCAAAAATCCTCTGCGTTCAAAAGTGGAAGGGCTTATAAAAGAGGCTGATGTGCTTGTTGCACCGCCTGACCATTTTGTTGACAGAATGGTTTGGGAAGAGGTTATAACAAAAAATATTCCTTATTATCTACAGGGCACAATTTCTTCAAAGTTATTTTGGGAAAGAGCAATCAAAGCGTGGAAAGAGAATATGGAAAAATTGGGTGAATGA
- a CDS encoding helix-turn-helix domain-containing protein produces MEKEVLNFEEAAEFLEISTKTLNQILKDEDIPARKIGREWRFSKHALLDWLGRGSSKDYFKNQTISRFEEIKKGKTENLISHAKEILDTISRERSISIENRRFDFPENVEMEVKIKRRMDTIKFELEFEWQTDEKGEIESEE; encoded by the coding sequence ATGGAAAAAGAGGTTCTGAACTTTGAAGAAGCAGCTGAGTTTTTGGAAATCTCCACAAAAACACTCAATCAAATTTTAAAAGATGAAGATATACCAGCAAGAAAGATAGGCAGAGAATGGCGTTTTTCAAAACATGCTTTGCTTGACTGGCTTGGAAGAGGATCATCAAAAGATTACTTTAAAAACCAAACCATATCTCGCTTTGAAGAAATAAAAAAAGGAAAGACTGAAAATCTCATCTCTCATGCAAAAGAAATTCTTGACACAATCTCTCGCGAAAGGTCTATTTCCATTGAAAATCGAAGGTTCGATTTCCCAGAAAATGTTGAAATGGAGGTCAAAATTAAAAGAAGAATGGACACCATAAAATTTGAGCTTGAATTTGAATGGCAAACTGATGAGAAAGGAGAGATTGAGAGTGAAGAATGA